A DNA window from Schistocerca gregaria isolate iqSchGreg1 chromosome 2, iqSchGreg1.2, whole genome shotgun sequence contains the following coding sequences:
- the LOC126335752 gene encoding gustatory receptor 68a-like, whose protein sequence is MKLADKHTPTKEVKYGKALGGFVVAVNISMLLCLVTENLFSYGAAFVSLVGTLALFFDVMITLQFILLVLEIWSRFSRLNAALQDALYPHCTELFVGASPSYRCSLLQLQKTYVALGRAADHLMSHFGLPMAFDIAFCICGATCSSYEVLVKLLSDSDVPGLSIGMPVSISEVWLALHWLRILLLSLSCAAVEDTAAATGVILIRASVVPQRRTAEFDEFLRFTLHGPRTSFSAAGFVKIDRRLIVSALTVVVTYLIILGQLTFK, encoded by the coding sequence ATGAAACTAGCTGATAAACATACACCGACGAAGGAGGTGAAATATGGAAAAGCTTTGGGAGGATTTGTAGTAGCTGTTAACATCTCAATGCTGCTCTGCTTGGTGACAGAAAATTTATTCAGCTATGGTGCCGCATTTGTGAGTCTCGTAGGCACTTTGGCACTATTCTTTGATGTGATGATCACTCTGCAGTTCATCCTGCTCGTCCTGGAAATATGGTCGAGgttctccagactgaatgctgcccTCCAGGACGCCCTGTACCCCCACTGCACAGAGCTGTTTGTAGGAGCGTCACCGTCTTACAGGTGCTCACTGCTGCAGCTGCAGAAAACGTACGTGGCCTTGGGACGCGCCGCCGACCACCTGATGAGTCACTTTGGCCTGCCCATGGCCTTCGACATCGCGTTCTGCATCTGTGGCGCCACCTGCAGTTCCTATGAGGTTCTCGTCAAGCTGCTGTCTGACAGTGATGTGCCGGGACTCTCAATCGGGATGCCCGTGAGCATATCGGAGGTGTGGCTTGCCTTGCACTGGCTGAGGATCCTACTGCTATCGCTGTCGTGCGCGGCTGTGGAAGACACTGCAGCCGCCACGGGTGTGATCCTCATCAGGGCATCGGTGGTACCTCAACGACGCACGGCTGAGTTTGATGAATTCCTAAGGTTCACGCTTCACGGACCTCGAACGTCCTTCAGCGCCGCCGGATTTGTCAAAATCGACCGCCGTTTGATAGTTTCTGCTCTCACTGTTGTTGTCACGTACCTTATCATCCTAGGACAACTCACCTTCAAGTAG